A stretch of the Erinaceus europaeus chromosome 1, mEriEur2.1, whole genome shotgun sequence genome encodes the following:
- the FGFBP3 gene encoding fibroblast growth factor-binding protein 3 has protein sequence MPYWPKAEQTRRAMSPQRVRASLLLLLSCCLLAVSGRDKREAGGVLAPAQASVRGSSGRFVGPERHACSWQLLQPAPEPAARSSELEVRCRGPEGARQQCAYRGEPERCAAYAARPAHYWKQVLGALRRKRRPCLDPAPLQARLCAGKQGRGAELRLVPHWSPPTAAGFPGELKPRAGSRGLARSLAPRLAAWVPHPRPSAKLPGETQAGSKRKVASADKDEERPPGTGPDRDGLDDNAKLTENYCTEKWHSLCNFFVNFWNG, from the exons ATGCCGTACTGGCCCAA AGCAGAGCAGACAAGGCGGGCCATGAGTCCTCAGAGGGTACGAGCGTCGCTCTTGCTGCTGCTGAGCTGCTGCCTCCTTGCAGTCTCTGGGAGAGACAAGAGGGAGGCTGGTGGCGTGCTAGCGCCGGCCCAGGCTTCCGTGCGTGGTTCCTCTGGTCGGTTCGTCGGCCCAGAGCGGCACGCTTGTAGCTGGCAGCTCCTGCAGCCCGCGCCAGAGCCCGCGGCCCGCAGCAGCGAGCTGGAGGTGCGCTGCCGGGGCCCGGAGGGCGCGCGCCAGCAGTGCGCCTACCGCGGGGAGCCAGAGCGCTGCGCCGCCTACGCCGCCCGGCCGGCGCACTACTGGAAGCAGGTGCTCGGCGCGCTGCGCAGGAAACGGCGGCCGTGCCTAGACCCCGCGCCGCTCCAGGCACGCCTGTGCGCGGGCAAGCAGGGCCGTGGCGCAGAGCTGCGTTTGGTGCCCCACTGGTCTCCACCTACCGCCGCGGGCTTCCCGGGGGAGCTCAAACCCCGGGCGGGGAGCCGTGGACTGGCCCGGAGTCTCGCGCCCCGCCTGGCCGCTTGGGTCCCACATCCTCGACCCAGCGCCAAGCTCCCCGGGGAGACGCAGGCTGGGAGCAAGAGGAAAGTGGCCTCCGCGGACAAGGACGAGGAGCGACCCCCGGGGACTGGGCCCGACCGGGACGGACTGGACGACAACGCAAAACTCACCGAAAACTACTGCACTGAGAAGTGGCACTCTCTCTGCAACTTCTTTGTCAATTTTTGGAATGGCTGA